Proteins encoded by one window of Lathyrus oleraceus cultivar Zhongwan6 chromosome 1, CAAS_Psat_ZW6_1.0, whole genome shotgun sequence:
- the LOC127127810 gene encoding uncharacterized protein LOC127127810 — protein MVRRELGLELIDKDRSTLYDKLFSNRLSAVRESLMIESFGSQPPEKWMSLPDMGYLIANRYNVVLVCLGNPCITFFPMTSSHSPNVSIYCIGFVNQNHWVQVNMKEGFPLPPVTLDWKKFRSHIATTWMLGFAGRMQHWQLLTPVLA, from the exons atggttcgcagagagttggggttggaattaatagacaaggataggtcaactttgtatgacaagttattttctaatcggttgtcagctgtgagagaatctttgatgatagaatcgtttggttcacagccacctgaaaaatggatgagtctaccagatatgggttacttgatagccaatcgttataatgttgtacttgtttgtttaggcaatccgtgcatcactttctttccgatgacaagttcacattcaccaaatgtctctatttattgcattggttttgttaaccagaatcattgggttcag gttaacatgaaagaggggtttccattgccaccggtcacattagattggaagaaatttcgttctcatatagcaactacttggatgctaggatttgcaggacgtatgcaacattggcaattacttacacctgtattagcatga